One Equus caballus isolate H_3958 breed thoroughbred chromosome 14, TB-T2T, whole genome shotgun sequence DNA segment encodes these proteins:
- the NPM1 gene encoding nucleophosmin, whose amino-acid sequence MEDSMDMDMSPLRPQNYLFGCELKADKDYHFKVDNDENEHQLSLRTVSLGAGAKDELHIVEAEAMNYEGSPIKVTLATLKMSVQPTVSLGGFEITPPVVLRLKCGSGPVHISGQHLVAVEEDAESEDEEEEDVKLLSISGKRSAPGSGSKVPQKKVKLAADEDDDDEDDDEDDDEDDDDDDFDEEEAEEKAPVKKSIRDTPAKNAQKSNQNGKDSKPSTPRSKGQESFKKQEKTPKTPKGPSSVEDIKAKMQASIEKGGSLPKVEAKFINYVKNCFRMTDQEAIQDLWQWRKSL is encoded by the exons ATGGAAGATTCGATGGACATGGACATGAGCCCCCTGAGGCCCCAGAACTATCTTTTCG GTTGTGAACTAAAGGCTGACAAAGATTATCACTTTAAGGTGGATAATGATGAAAATGAGCACCAGTTATCATTAAGAACG GTCAGTTTAGGGGCTGGTGCAAAGGATGAATTGCACATTGTGGAAGCAGAGGCAATGAATTATGAAGGCAGTCCAATTAAAGTGACACTGGCAACTTTGAAAATGTCTGTACAGCCCACG GTTTCCCTTGGGGGCTTTGAAATAACGCCACCTGTGGTCTTACGATTGAAGTGTGGTTCAGGGCCAGTGCATATTAGTGGACAGCACTTAGTAG CTGTGGAGGAAGATGCAGAATCagaagatgaagaggaggaggatgtgaaACTCCTGAGTATATCTGGAAAGCGTTCTGCCCCTGGAAGTGGTAGCAAGGTTCCACAG aaaaaagtaaaacttgctgccgatgaagatgatgatgacgaAGATGATGACGAAGATGATGATGAAGA tgatgatgatgatgattttgatGAGGAGGAAGCTGAAGAAAAAGCTCCAGTAAAGAAA TCTATACGAGATACTCCAGCCAAAAATGCACAAAAGTCAAACCAGAATGGAAAAGACTCCAAACCGTCAACGCCAAGATCAAAA GGTCAAGAATCcttcaaaaaacaggaaaaaactcCTAAAACACCAAAAGGACCTAGTTCTGTAGAAGACATTAAAGCAAAAATGCAAGCAAGTAtagaaaaa GGTGGTTCTCTTCCCAAAGTGGAAGCCAAGTTCATCAATTATGTGAAGAATTGCTTCCGGATGACTGACCAGGAG